A stretch of the Buchananella sp. 14KM1171 genome encodes the following:
- a CDS encoding sensor histidine kinase, protein MRVLADKAAALMAGVALILLSTPGGNGPARTIWLLAAVALSGMAHSLPARAAAWAPGALLLAAVFTPSALPSLPLVGYDVARAALLPPAAVSGRVADFAQAAPWLRRAALLGPVAVLAKWFLAGMCAPGAASWPAWLAAVAAAWALAVSLAWRTAEAERAAAQAYQVRDLLHAKLLSLRQTNARLQEAQEFETRAGVLAERTRIARDMHDGVGHSLTGLLFRVKALEVIHREQPELVGQLAELGGGLDQALSAMRASVHALADDAEDLPTSLNLLASRCGIAHVSVDCGVEKGMPARVSRCFVAVTREALTNALRHGRATSAVVRVSELPGFWRLQVSNDGTLPGAGTLAALTGALGQPGRRALAASGGAAGANDVGLAAERAAAFELAELNAGMGLRSMRDRVESLGGNLRIEVGRRFSVVAMIPKEEACE, encoded by the coding sequence GTGAGGGTTTTGGCGGACAAGGCTGCGGCGCTGATGGCGGGCGTGGCGTTGATTCTGCTGTCGACGCCCGGCGGGAACGGCCCCGCCCGCACGATCTGGCTGCTCGCCGCCGTGGCGCTGAGCGGGATGGCCCACTCTCTTCCCGCCCGCGCCGCCGCCTGGGCCCCCGGCGCGCTGCTGCTGGCGGCCGTCTTCACCCCGAGCGCCCTGCCCTCCCTCCCGCTGGTGGGGTACGACGTTGCCCGGGCCGCCTTGCTGCCTCCCGCCGCCGTCTCGGGGCGGGTGGCGGACTTCGCCCAGGCCGCCCCCTGGCTGCGCCGCGCCGCCCTGCTGGGGCCGGTGGCGGTGCTGGCCAAGTGGTTCCTGGCGGGCATGTGCGCGCCCGGAGCGGCTTCCTGGCCGGCCTGGCTGGCCGCCGTGGCGGCTGCCTGGGCGCTCGCGGTCAGTCTTGCCTGGCGCACGGCGGAGGCCGAGCGGGCGGCGGCGCAGGCCTACCAGGTGCGCGACTTGCTGCACGCCAAACTGCTTTCGCTGCGCCAAACCAACGCCCGCCTGCAGGAGGCCCAGGAGTTTGAGACCCGGGCCGGCGTGCTGGCCGAGCGCACCCGCATAGCCCGGGACATGCACGACGGGGTGGGGCACAGCCTGACCGGCCTGCTGTTTCGGGTGAAGGCCCTGGAGGTGATCCACCGGGAGCAGCCCGAGCTGGTGGGGCAGTTGGCGGAGCTAGGCGGTGGGCTGGATCAGGCTTTGAGCGCGATGCGGGCCAGCGTGCACGCGCTGGCCGACGACGCCGAGGACCTGCCCACCTCCCTGAACCTGTTGGCCAGCAGGTGCGGGATCGCCCACGTGAGCGTGGACTGCGGCGTGGAAAAGGGCATGCCGGCGCGCGTTTCGCGTTGCTTCGTGGCCGTCACCCGCGAGGCGTTGACCAACGCGCTGCGTCACGGGCGGGCCACCAGCGCGGTGGTGCGGGTGAGCGAACTCCCCGGGTTTTGGCGCCTGCAAGTCAGCAACGACGGCACGCTGCCGGGGGCGGGAACGCTGGCTGCCCTCACCGGCGCACTGGGGCAACCGGGCCGGCGCGCACTGGCCGCCAGCGGCGGCGCGGCCGGCGCGAACGACGTTGGCCTCGCGGCAGAGAGGGCGGCGGCGTTCGAGTTGGCGGAACTGAACGCCGGCATGGGGCTGCGCAGCATGCGCGACCGCGTGGAGTCCCTGGGCGGAAACCTGCGCATCGAGGTTGGTCGGCGTTTTAGCGTGGTGGCGATGATCCCGAAGGAGGAAGCGTGCGAGTAG
- a CDS encoding ABC transporter permease: protein MGAVFSHQLRHLLRDRGVMAWSLVFPLVLSTMFMLMFGKLESKDALEPMPIGVVDDAAYAAAPGLDAVVSGLAAPSSSFHFAQVTRFDTPEQARQAAESGQVLGYLVVEQGSPRLLLSRAGNAHSTSLALRSVLDSYAQGAQQTQLVLSHGGTPQDLGVLQARAALTKAAQLTQTEASPMARYYFALLAMSAGMGTSLSMIAVRAASATAGPLGARRTLAGVPRWRVAAGVLGASWLVILASQLITYAYMVGVVGVNFGAHPLLAVVAISLTSLMACGAGAALGTVRKLESGMVSGLVSLLSLFTGLYGDGSMRLADWVEVNLPWLAQLNPLWQSSHTFYSLLYYDSLAPFAYGCAALAAMTTVFMTVAVIRMRRMSHVNI from the coding sequence ATGGGCGCCGTGTTCTCCCACCAGCTGCGCCACCTGCTGCGCGACCGTGGCGTGATGGCGTGGTCGCTGGTTTTCCCCCTGGTGCTTTCCACCATGTTCATGCTGATGTTCGGCAAGCTGGAGTCCAAGGACGCGCTGGAGCCCATGCCGATTGGCGTGGTGGACGACGCTGCCTACGCGGCCGCCCCCGGCCTGGACGCCGTGGTCTCAGGGCTGGCCGCTCCGTCCTCCAGCTTCCACTTTGCGCAGGTGACACGCTTTGACACCCCGGAGCAGGCACGCCAGGCCGCCGAATCCGGGCAGGTGCTGGGCTACCTGGTGGTCGAGCAGGGCTCCCCGCGCCTGCTGCTGTCCAGGGCGGGAAACGCGCACAGCACTTCGCTGGCGCTGCGCTCCGTGCTGGACTCCTACGCGCAGGGCGCGCAACAGACGCAGCTAGTGCTCTCCCACGGTGGCACGCCCCAGGACCTCGGTGTGCTCCAGGCGCGAGCGGCACTGACCAAGGCCGCCCAGCTCACCCAGACCGAGGCCAGCCCCATGGCGCGCTACTACTTCGCCCTGCTCGCCATGAGCGCGGGCATGGGCACCAGCCTGTCGATGATCGCGGTGCGGGCCGCGAGCGCGACGGCCGGTCCGTTGGGCGCCCGCCGCACCCTGGCCGGGGTTCCGCGCTGGCGGGTGGCCGCAGGCGTGCTAGGGGCCTCCTGGCTGGTGATCCTGGCCAGCCAGCTCATCACCTACGCCTACATGGTGGGCGTAGTGGGGGTTAACTTCGGGGCCCACCCGCTCCTGGCGGTGGTTGCCATCTCCCTGACCTCGCTGATGGCGTGCGGCGCCGGGGCCGCGCTGGGCACGGTGCGCAAGCTCGAGTCCGGGATGGTCTCCGGCCTGGTCTCCCTACTCTCGCTGTTCACCGGCCTGTACGGAGACGGCTCCATGCGCCTGGCCGACTGGGTGGAGGTCAACCTGCCGTGGCTGGCCCAACTCAACCCGCTGTGGCAGTCCAGCCACACCTTCTACTCGCTGCTCTACTACGACTCCCTAGCCCCGTTCGCGTACGGGTGTGCAGCGCTGGCGGCAATGACCACGGTTTTCATGACTGTGGCCGTGATTCGGATGCGGAGGATGAGCCATGTCAACATTTAG
- a CDS encoding response regulator: protein MRVAIADDDALVAQSLATILGAETDIEVVGVAGSGPQAVALYQSQSPDVLLLDIRMPGGDGLSAAEQILAGCESARIVFLTTFSDDEYIVRALRMGARGYLIKQDIAQIAPALRSVMAGMSVLEGRVLERTAILGAGGGASSTWGGEESQDGGRAGQGPAGRDGPAGEKGRPEEFAALTEREFEVVEAVSAGWDNTQIAAHLFLSEGTVRNHISTILAKLGLRNRTQIAVQYYRAR, encoded by the coding sequence GTGCGAGTAGCGATCGCCGACGACGACGCCCTGGTGGCCCAGTCCCTGGCCACCATCCTGGGGGCGGAGACGGACATCGAGGTGGTGGGGGTGGCCGGCAGCGGGCCGCAGGCCGTGGCCCTCTACCAGAGCCAATCCCCAGACGTTTTGCTGCTTGACATCCGCATGCCCGGCGGGGACGGCCTGAGCGCCGCAGAGCAGATCCTGGCCGGGTGTGAATCGGCCCGAATCGTCTTCCTGACCACCTTCAGCGACGACGAGTACATAGTGCGCGCCCTGCGCATGGGGGCGCGCGGCTACCTCATCAAGCAGGACATCGCCCAGATCGCCCCCGCGCTGCGCAGCGTCATGGCGGGCATGAGCGTGCTGGAGGGGCGGGTACTAGAGCGCACGGCGATCCTGGGGGCGGGCGGCGGGGCGTCGTCCACTTGGGGTGGCGAAGAGAGCCAAGACGGCGGCCGGGCGGGCCAGGGACCGGCGGGACGGGACGGGCCGGCGGGGGAGAAGGGCCGCCCGGAGGAATTCGCCGCCCTCACCGAGCGCGAATTCGAGGTGGTGGAGGCGGTCAGCGCCGGGTGGGACAACACGCAGATCGCGGCCCACCTGTTCCTCAGCGAGGGGACGGTGCGCAACCACATCAGCACGATCCTGGCCAAACTGGGGCTGCGCAACCGCACCCAGATCGCCGTCCAGTACTACCGGGCGCGCTGA
- a CDS encoding ABC transporter ATP-binding protein gives MESQTATPPAVEVTGLVKRYGDLVAVDGLNLTIAQGEVLGLLGPNGSGKTTTLNCILQLLTYHQGSIRVFGEEMTATAYHLKSRIGVVPQDIAVFEELSVWENVDAFCSLYVPARARRRELVERAIEFVGLEKFTRYRPRKLSGGLRRRLNIACGIAHNPNLIILDEPTVAVDPQSRNSILAGIKELNRDGATIIYTSHYMEEVEELCSRIVIMDRGRQVSTGTASELKALIGTGERIALELLNPTEAAVEAVRRLERVRGAELTGSELMVECAQGARNLADVLHALDAAGVGYGRVTSAPPSLNEVFLEITGRALRDEA, from the coding sequence GTGGAAAGCCAAACAGCTACCCCACCAGCCGTTGAAGTGACGGGCCTGGTCAAGCGCTACGGGGACCTGGTGGCAGTGGACGGGCTAAACCTGACCATCGCCCAAGGCGAGGTACTTGGCCTGCTCGGCCCGAACGGCTCAGGCAAGACCACCACACTGAACTGCATCCTGCAGCTGCTCACCTACCATCAGGGCAGCATCCGGGTGTTCGGCGAGGAAATGACGGCCACCGCCTACCACCTCAAGAGCCGCATCGGCGTGGTCCCGCAGGACATCGCGGTATTCGAGGAGCTGAGCGTGTGGGAGAACGTGGACGCCTTCTGCTCCCTGTACGTCCCCGCCCGCGCCCGCCGCCGCGAGCTGGTGGAGCGAGCCATCGAGTTCGTGGGGCTGGAGAAGTTCACCCGCTACCGGCCGCGCAAGCTCTCCGGGGGCCTGCGCCGCCGCCTGAACATCGCCTGCGGGATCGCCCACAACCCGAACCTGATCATCCTGGACGAACCCACCGTCGCTGTAGACCCGCAAAGCCGCAACTCGATCCTGGCGGGCATCAAGGAACTCAACCGGGACGGCGCCACGATCATCTACACCTCCCACTACATGGAGGAGGTCGAGGAGCTGTGCAGCCGCATCGTCATCATGGACCGCGGCCGGCAGGTGTCCACCGGGACCGCCAGCGAACTGAAGGCCCTGATCGGCACCGGCGAGCGGATCGCGTTGGAGCTGCTTAACCCCACCGAGGCCGCCGTGGAGGCCGTGCGCCGCCTGGAGCGGGTGCGCGGCGCGGAGCTGACCGGCTCCGAGCTGATGGTGGAATGCGCGCAGGGCGCACGCAACCTGGCCGACGTACTGCACGCCCTGGACGCCGCCGGCGTTGGCTACGGCCGGGTCACCTCCGCCCCGCCCAGCCTGAACGAGGTCTTCCTGGAAATCACCGGGCGGGCCCTGAGGGACGAGGCGTGA
- a CDS encoding WXG100 family type VII secretion target has product MANAYGYTPEEMRRIGSQLVSIKAEIDGKVQEALAAVNGLIGSGFTTQAASGAYSEQFEKLSTGLRQVNESMEPLGNFLTQYANAVVDMDTQMSSSLRG; this is encoded by the coding sequence ATGGCTAACGCGTACGGCTACACGCCAGAAGAGATGCGTCGCATCGGCAGCCAGCTGGTCTCCATCAAGGCAGAGATCGACGGCAAGGTGCAAGAAGCCCTGGCCGCTGTTAACGGCCTGATCGGTTCTGGTTTCACCACCCAGGCAGCTTCTGGCGCCTACTCCGAGCAGTTCGAAAAGCTCTCTACCGGTTTGAGGCAGGTCAACGAGAGCATGGAGCCCTTGGGTAACTTCCTGACCCAGTACGCCAACGCGGTGGTGGACATGGACACCCAGATGAGCTCTTCCCTGCGGGGCTGA
- a CDS encoding ABC transporter permease, with amino-acid sequence MSTFRTALLVAQRRWGYVLAYLFLLSLMGVLTAAPLAGHDSDQLKQVGARVAVVDRDSSQLSHGLARFVATVATPVTLADSRQEWQDAMAKDRLDLLIVVPHGFGADFLASVPQKGASLTEAAAQATSATPLEIYQAPYSAAAGLSRARVETFLNQTRGYLATVASGPEQAMELAAQSSAAQASTTLLPGRTDSIPLTFETYARFSTYPLFTFTVVMAATIMLTMNRAAMRSRLLASPSTSLSRGAGLLGACFLIGLVAWLWLLGLGLAVFGRSLSAQALPQVGVIAASMFATTMVGVAVGYLVGQAGASENGANLFGNLFGLILSFTSGAWLAMEMLPQSVVVLAHFTPTYWATLAVTEATNSTTATASALAPLYGYVGIAMLFAVAIASVGLAVGRSRARVEL; translated from the coding sequence ATGTCAACATTTAGGACCGCGCTGCTGGTGGCACAGCGCCGCTGGGGCTACGTGCTGGCCTACCTGTTCCTGCTCAGCCTGATGGGCGTCCTCACCGCCGCGCCGCTGGCCGGCCACGACTCCGACCAGCTCAAGCAGGTCGGGGCCCGCGTCGCGGTGGTGGACCGCGACTCCTCCCAGCTCTCCCATGGCCTGGCCCGGTTCGTAGCCACCGTGGCCACCCCGGTGACACTGGCCGACTCCCGCCAGGAATGGCAAGACGCCATGGCCAAGGACCGCCTAGACCTCCTGATCGTGGTACCGCACGGATTCGGGGCAGACTTCCTTGCCTCGGTGCCGCAAAAGGGCGCCTCCCTCACCGAGGCGGCCGCGCAGGCGACGTCGGCCACCCCGCTAGAGATTTACCAGGCCCCGTACTCCGCAGCGGCGGGCCTGAGCCGCGCCAGGGTGGAGACCTTCCTGAATCAGACGCGCGGCTACCTGGCCACGGTGGCAAGCGGGCCCGAACAGGCGATGGAACTGGCTGCCCAAAGCAGCGCCGCCCAGGCGAGCACCACGCTCCTGCCCGGCCGCACCGACTCCATCCCACTCACCTTTGAGACCTACGCGCGGTTCTCCACCTACCCGCTGTTCACCTTCACCGTCGTGATGGCGGCAACCATAATGCTCACCATGAACCGGGCGGCCATGCGGTCGCGGCTGCTGGCCTCCCCCAGCACCTCCCTCTCACGCGGGGCCGGACTACTGGGCGCCTGCTTCCTCATCGGACTGGTGGCGTGGCTGTGGCTGCTCGGGCTCGGGCTAGCGGTGTTCGGCCGCAGCTTGAGCGCCCAAGCCCTCCCACAAGTAGGGGTGATCGCGGCGAGCATGTTCGCCACCACGATGGTGGGCGTGGCCGTCGGCTACCTGGTGGGGCAGGCCGGGGCCAGCGAAAACGGCGCCAACCTGTTTGGAAACCTGTTCGGCCTGATCCTCTCCTTCACCTCCGGCGCCTGGCTAGCCATGGAGATGCTGCCCCAAAGCGTCGTGGTGCTGGCTCACTTCACCCCCACCTACTGGGCCACCCTGGCGGTGACAGAAGCGACCAACTCAACCACCGCCACCGCCTCAGCCCTGGCCCCCCTGTACGGGTACGTCGGCATCGCCATGCTCTTCGCGGTCGCCATCGCTTCCGTGGGGTTGGCGGTGGGACGCTCGCGCGCCCGCGTCGAGCTGTGA